A stretch of the Musa acuminata AAA Group cultivar baxijiao chromosome BXJ2-7, Cavendish_Baxijiao_AAA, whole genome shotgun sequence genome encodes the following:
- the LOC103990585 gene encoding protein GLUTAMINE DUMPER 2 yields MRTGGVYNANGGATMAKAPSMAPGGPHSGWHSPVPYLFGGLAAMLGLIALALLILACSYWKLSSYLESGDGADQPNHEKPSDGSAGKETAFVEESVLVIMAGNSAPTFLAIPTASRSVSLAGNSTAANTDLDESNKQEDTDMTRDSRPMEGGHSQHQSQNQEL; encoded by the coding sequence ATGAGGACGGGTGGAGTTTACAACGCAAACGGCGGCGCAACCATGGCAAAGGCGCCGTCCATGGCTCCCGGCGGGCCTCATTCCGGGTGGCACTCGCCGGTTCCCTACCTCTTCGGTGGGCTGGCGGCGATGCTCGGCCTCATCGCGCTCGCCCTTCTGATCCTCGCCTGCTCCTACTGGAAGCTCTCCAGCTACCTTGAATCCGGCGACGGTGCCGACCAGCCTAACCACGAGAAGCCCAGCGACGGCTCGGCCGGCAAGGAGACCGCCTTCGTGGAGGAGAGTGTCCTCGTCATCATGGCCGGCAACAGTGCCCCCACCTTCCTCGCCATTCCCACAGCATCCCGCTCCGTTTCGCTTGCAGGCAACAGCACTGCTGCTAACACCGACCTCGATGAATCAAACAAGCAGGAGGACACTGACATGACTCGGGACTCGCGACCCATGGAAGGTGGCCACAGCCAGCACCAAAGCCAAAACCAAGAACTGTAG